A single region of the Desulfovibrio sp. genome encodes:
- a CDS encoding amino acid ABC transporter permease produces MAYQFTFEPIAANWPLLVQGAALTLALTAVSATVGLAVGILGAVSREWRLPFLHPFFTAYVECVRNTPFIVQLYFIYFGLPALGVRLNGWEASVLAMVVNLGAYSTEIIRAGVAAVPKGLIEAADSLAMSRWQCLFHVILRPALKTVWPALCSQIVIVMLGSSVCSQIAAEELTFEANLIQSRTFRAFEVYLASTLMYLALAIAVRKSLHAFGKHCIRRGRA; encoded by the coding sequence ATGGCCTATCAGTTTACCTTCGAGCCCATTGCGGCAAACTGGCCATTGCTGGTTCAGGGGGCGGCACTGACGCTGGCCCTCACGGCGGTCAGCGCCACGGTGGGCCTTGCCGTGGGCATTTTGGGAGCGGTTTCGCGCGAGTGGCGGTTGCCCTTTTTGCACCCGTTTTTTACCGCTTATGTGGAATGCGTCCGCAATACGCCCTTTATTGTGCAATTGTACTTCATATACTTCGGCCTGCCCGCCCTTGGGGTACGGCTGAACGGATGGGAAGCCTCCGTGCTGGCAATGGTCGTCAACCTTGGCGCATATTCGACCGAGATCATCCGTGCTGGCGTGGCGGCTGTGCCCAAGGGCCTGATTGAAGCCGCAGACTCCCTGGCCATGAGCCGCTGGCAGTGCCTGTTCCACGTGATTCTGCGCCCGGCGCTCAAAACAGTGTGGCCCGCACTGTGCAGCCAGATTGTCATTGTCATGCTGGGGTCTTCGGTATGCTCGCAAATCGCCGCCGAGGAACTGACCTTTGAGGCCAACCTGATCCAGAGCCGCACGTTCCGCGCCTTTGAGGTCTACCTCGCCAGCACGCTCATGTATCTCGCCCTGGCCATCGCCGTGCGCAAGAGCCTGCATGCCTTTGGCAAACATTGCATCCGCAGGGGGCGCGCATGA
- a CDS encoding amino acid ABC transporter permease, with product MISFSIWDMVRHLLTGAGWTIVLSAIAFALGGVMGLIVLFVRISPKAQLRALGMTYIEFFQDTPLLMQFFLIFFGLALFGVDISPLAAATLGLTFFTSAYLAEIWRGCVEALPKGQWEASACLAMNRYEQLRHVILPQALRIAIPPTVGFSVQVVKGTAVASIIGLVEITKTGTMIANATFRPLLVYGLVAAGYFLMCYPLSAFARRIERRLHVAGRR from the coding sequence ATGATCAGCTTTTCTATCTGGGATATGGTGCGCCATCTGCTTACGGGCGCGGGCTGGACAATCGTTCTTTCTGCCATCGCTTTCGCTCTTGGCGGCGTCATGGGCCTTATTGTGCTGTTTGTGCGCATTTCGCCCAAGGCCCAACTGCGCGCTCTGGGCATGACGTATATTGAGTTTTTTCAGGATACACCGCTGCTTATGCAGTTTTTTCTCATCTTTTTCGGGCTGGCCCTGTTTGGCGTGGATATTTCGCCCCTGGCCGCCGCCACGCTCGGCCTTACGTTCTTTACCAGCGCGTACCTTGCTGAAATCTGGCGCGGATGTGTTGAAGCGCTGCCCAAAGGTCAGTGGGAGGCATCGGCGTGCCTTGCCATGAACCGTTACGAGCAGCTGCGTCATGTCATTTTGCCCCAGGCCTTGCGCATAGCCATCCCCCCGACTGTGGGCTTTTCAGTACAGGTCGTCAAAGGAACAGCCGTGGCCTCGATCATCGGCCTTGTGGAAATAACCAAAACCGGAACCATGATCGCCAACGCAACCTTCAGGCCGCTGCTGGTCTACGGCCTTGTGGCTGCGGGTTATTTTCTCATGTGCTATCCGCTGTCGGCCTTTGCCCGACGAATTGAAAGGAGGCTCCATGTCGCTGGTCGTCGTTGA
- a CDS encoding amino acid ABC transporter ATP-binding protein produces the protein MSLVVVDELHKQFGETKVLRGVNLTVEEGDVVAVIGRSGSGKSTFLRILNGLETFDAGFVKIDGDRVRGLENDLRPLRLKVGMVFQQFNLFPHLTAGENVMLAPRIVKKEPEAEVRELAAEMLARVGLADKFNAFPDQLSGGQQQRVAIARALAMRPKMLLCDEITSALDPELVGEVLEVVRKLAAEGMTLIMVTHEMRFAREVGNKLVFMHQGKVHEAGAPKALFAKPGTPELASFIQTVN, from the coding sequence ATGTCGCTGGTCGTCGTTGATGAACTGCACAAGCAGTTTGGTGAAACCAAGGTTCTGCGCGGGGTCAACCTCACGGTGGAAGAAGGCGACGTTGTGGCCGTCATTGGCCGCAGCGGATCTGGCAAGAGCACGTTTCTGCGCATTCTCAACGGGCTGGAAACCTTTGATGCGGGTTTTGTAAAAATTGACGGTGACCGCGTCCGGGGGCTGGAAAACGACTTGCGCCCACTGCGGCTCAAGGTGGGCATGGTTTTTCAGCAGTTCAACCTCTTTCCCCACCTTACAGCGGGAGAAAACGTCATGCTGGCCCCGCGCATTGTCAAAAAAGAACCCGAGGCCGAGGTGCGGGAGCTTGCCGCAGAGATGCTCGCACGGGTGGGCCTTGCCGACAAGTTCAACGCCTTTCCCGATCAGTTGTCCGGCGGGCAGCAGCAGCGGGTAGCCATTGCCCGTGCGCTTGCCATGCGCCCCAAGATGTTGCTTTGCGATGAAATAACCTCCGCCCTTGATCCCGAGCTGGTAGGCGAAGTGCTTGAGGTTGTGCGCAAGCTTGCGGCGGAAGGCATGACCCTGATCATGGTCACGCATGAAATGCGCTTTGCGCGCGAAGTAGGCAACAAACTGGTGTTCATGCACCAGGGCAAGGTTCACGAGGCCGGGGCCCCCAAGGCGCTTTTTGCCAAGCCCGGCACTCCGGAACTGGCTTCGTTCATTCAGACGGTGAACTGA
- a CDS encoding M20 family metallo-hydrolase, with translation MNSVRVDKARLQNRMEAISAFGATAGGGVTRLALSDADKAARQQLSAWLKELGCEIHVDGMGNIFAVLPGKDRTLPPVITGSHGDSQPLGGRFDGMLGVVAGVEVVNALRDAGVTLLRDLVVADWTNEEGSRFTPGCSGSGVWAGKLGQEDMYALKDQKGVSLGEELTRIGFRGDSSYFPRPMHAAFELHIEQGPVLEEKSIPIGIPQGIVCLRWYNVRVQGVSNHAGPTPMTSRHDAIYAFSLMVTRIFEIARDSGQVVATVGEVHASPNSRNVIAGDVQFTIDVRGWDEAATDDVCQRIEAALAEAAQLAGCEVRPERIWQVSRVPFDQRLRGMVREAATVLGLPSLDMVSGASHDMIYIAQVAPGAMIFVPSMGGRSHAEVENTSWEDCAAGADVLLHCLMRAGNEPG, from the coding sequence ATGAACTCTGTGCGTGTAGACAAGGCGCGGCTGCAAAACCGCATGGAAGCAATTTCTGCATTCGGGGCAACTGCGGGCGGCGGCGTCACCCGGCTTGCCCTGTCCGATGCAGACAAAGCCGCCCGGCAGCAACTCAGCGCATGGCTGAAGGAGCTGGGTTGCGAAATCCATGTGGACGGCATGGGCAACATCTTTGCCGTGCTGCCGGGCAAGGACAGAACCCTGCCCCCGGTGATAACAGGCTCTCACGGAGATTCCCAGCCGCTCGGCGGGCGCTTTGACGGCATGCTGGGTGTTGTGGCTGGCGTGGAGGTTGTGAACGCCCTGCGCGATGCGGGCGTGACCCTGCTGCGCGATCTGGTTGTAGCCGACTGGACAAATGAGGAAGGCTCCCGTTTCACCCCCGGCTGCTCCGGTTCCGGCGTATGGGCAGGCAAGCTGGGACAGGAAGATATGTATGCCCTCAAAGATCAAAAGGGCGTCAGCCTTGGCGAGGAGCTCACACGCATCGGCTTTCGGGGTGATTCCAGTTATTTTCCCCGCCCTATGCATGCGGCCTTTGAGCTGCACATAGAGCAAGGGCCTGTGCTGGAAGAGAAAAGCATCCCCATCGGCATACCACAGGGCATTGTGTGCCTGCGCTGGTATAATGTGCGCGTGCAGGGCGTGTCCAACCATGCCGGGCCAACCCCCATGACCAGCAGGCACGATGCCATATACGCCTTTTCGCTCATGGTGACGCGTATTTTCGAGATTGCCCGCGACTCCGGTCAGGTGGTGGCCACTGTGGGCGAAGTGCACGCTTCGCCCAACTCGCGCAACGTCATTGCCGGGGATGTGCAGTTCACCATTGATGTGCGCGGCTGGGACGAAGCCGCCACGGATGACGTGTGCCAACGCATTGAGGCCGCGCTGGCCGAAGCCGCGCAACTGGCGGGGTGTGAGGTAAGGCCCGAACGCATCTGGCAGGTTTCGCGCGTGCCCTTTGACCAACGCCTGCGCGGGATGGTGCGAGAGGCTGCAACAGTCCTTGGCCTACCCTCACTGGACATGGTCTCCGGAGCATCGCACGACATGATCTATATTGCCCAGGTTGCGCCGGGTGCCATGATATTTGTGCCAAGCATGGGCGGGCGCAGCCATGCCGAGGTGGAAAACACCTCGTGGGAAGACTGCGCGGCAGGCGCGGACGTGCTACTGCACTGCCTGATGCGCGCGGGCAACGAACCCGGCTAG
- a CDS encoding helix-turn-helix transcriptional regulator, with protein MEKYPYLNEAVANILKGRREALGMSKRKLSELAMIERAYITGLENGKWNVSLNVLFFLSEALEIRPDVFIQLVMDEVENMKKRDVV; from the coding sequence ATGGAAAAATATCCTTATTTAAATGAAGCGGTTGCGAATATTCTGAAGGGCAGACGTGAAGCTCTTGGCATGAGCAAGCGTAAGTTGTCTGAGCTTGCGATGATAGAAAGGGCTTACATTACCGGATTGGAAAATGGTAAGTGGAATGTGTCATTGAATGTTTTGTTTTTTTTAAGCGAGGCGCTTGAAATAAGACCTGATGTGTTTATTCAATTAGTTATGGATGAGGTTGAAAACATGAAAAAAAGAGATGTAGTATGA
- a CDS encoding FadR/GntR family transcriptional regulator: MWKSSSEGAAESILSMILDNNWQEGHKLPPQRALAETLGVSRPTVREALVILETMGKVSIQPGKGVFLVTRAQESMAAAPITRFDRSFITGKETQIFQFRHAIEPAIAALVALNATQAQIDDMAAMLDDMKQASVRSDVQHFAQLDFAFHTQMIEAANNPFFIEAMRPFFDLFSESQRLPFSNQKGLVDTMREHAALLEHLRSRNSHGARMAMEEHVVATAARAGVRISSW; the protein is encoded by the coding sequence ATGTGGAAATCCAGCTCGGAAGGAGCCGCGGAAAGCATTTTATCAATGATTTTAGATAATAACTGGCAGGAAGGGCATAAACTGCCCCCACAGCGCGCACTTGCGGAAACTCTGGGAGTCAGCCGCCCCACGGTGCGCGAGGCTCTGGTTATTCTGGAGACCATGGGCAAAGTGAGCATTCAGCCCGGCAAGGGCGTGTTTCTGGTGACGCGCGCGCAGGAGAGCATGGCTGCGGCTCCGATCACTCGGTTTGACCGCTCATTTATTACGGGTAAGGAAACGCAGATTTTTCAGTTCAGGCATGCCATAGAACCAGCCATTGCCGCCCTTGTGGCCCTGAATGCCACGCAGGCCCAGATTGACGATATGGCAGCAATGCTGGACGACATGAAGCAGGCCAGTGTTCGCAGTGACGTGCAGCATTTTGCCCAACTGGATTTCGCTTTTCATACCCAGATGATTGAGGCGGCTAACAATCCTTTTTTCATTGAGGCCATGCGCCCGTTTTTTGATCTGTTTTCAGAAAGCCAGCGGCTGCCATTCTCCAACCAGAAAGGGCTGGTGGACACCATGCGTGAGCATGCGGCACTGCTGGAACATTTGCGGTCGCGGAACTCGCACGGAGCACGTATGGCTATGGAAGAACACGTTGTCGCCACAGCCGCAAGAGCTGGGGTGCGTATTTCTTCTTGGTGA
- the allE gene encoding (S)-ureidoglycine aminohydrolase codes for MAYPEGLLKTRAVIRPGEYAVIPPEGRVRNVIPGIEGCTMSIIASPKLGASFVQYVGTALPGGGTVAPFAQEPGVEAFLYVMDGEGALTAATCGQKHTLAPGGYVFAPAGKGLEFTNTTNAPVRFLLYKQRYITLPGHEAEVVFGNTATMEERIYEDMANVFIRDLLPTHLGFDMNMHTLSFDPAGCHPFVETHVQEHGAYLLEGEGIYLLGAEWIQVQKEDFIFFGPYTPQAVYATGRGRLTYIYSKDCNRDVAL; via the coding sequence ATGGCTTATCCAGAGGGTTTGCTGAAAACTCGGGCGGTCATCCGGCCCGGCGAATATGCGGTCATTCCGCCGGAAGGTCGGGTGCGCAACGTCATACCCGGCATTGAGGGCTGCACCATGTCCATCATTGCCTCGCCCAAACTGGGCGCGAGTTTTGTGCAGTATGTGGGCACGGCCCTGCCCGGCGGCGGCACGGTTGCCCCCTTTGCGCAAGAGCCGGGGGTGGAAGCCTTTTTGTATGTCATGGATGGCGAAGGCGCGCTGACCGCCGCCACTTGCGGGCAGAAGCACACCTTGGCCCCCGGCGGCTACGTGTTTGCCCCTGCTGGCAAAGGCCTTGAATTTACCAACACCACCAATGCCCCGGTGCGCTTTCTGCTCTACAAGCAGCGCTACATTACCCTGCCCGGCCACGAGGCCGAAGTCGTATTCGGCAATACCGCAACAATGGAAGAGCGCATCTACGAAGACATGGCCAACGTGTTTATCCGCGATCTGCTGCCCACCCACTTGGGCTTTGACATGAACATGCACACCCTCAGCTTTGACCCCGCAGGCTGCCACCCCTTTGTGGAAACCCATGTGCAGGAGCACGGGGCCTATCTGCTGGAAGGCGAAGGCATCTATCTGCTGGGGGCCGAGTGGATTCAGGTGCAGAAGGAAGACTTCATTTTCTTTGGCCCTTATACCCCGCAGGCCGTGTACGCCACTGGCAGGGGACGGCTTACCTACATCTATTCAAAAGACTGCAACCGCGATGTGGCACTCTAG
- a CDS encoding methyl-accepting chemotaxis protein codes for MKLSVKLSLMAGFLMALTIALGLFSLVQMSKINDGSTDINQNWLPSTRYALNLNIDMTGFRLAQVQLANSPEAQDRARYQTRMDAYLKSIETNKSKYAALIASPEERKVYEAFLREWQSYLDTSKQIVRLADQGQMDEARSLTRGETRTVFEKCSTSLTELVHINTEGSLAASKGCDDLYASAKLLVICLLVASILAGTATAVVILRGTHKQLGKDPGELNTIALRVVDGDYNIDDGSPKAGVYESIVAMVAALKSHIDHAKEESHRAQEAAEQARKAQIVAEEATARAETARKEGLLDAATQLEGVVNVIASASEELSAQIEQSSHGAEQQAHRIADTATAVEEMNATVIEVAKNAGAGANLSASTQSKAKEGDDVTTKCRRAMDEVQAETIGLKTNMDTLSVHAQAINEIMTVISDIADQTNLLALNAAIEAARAGEAGRGFAVVADEVRKLAEKTMSSTQDVGKAIQAIQESSKEGVRRMDQAVGKVNLAADLAEKCGAALAEILSLAEQTADQVRSIATASEEQSASSEEIARSVEHVNTIASETSQAMGEASKAVSELAAQAQNLSRIINQLKNS; via the coding sequence ATGAAGTTGAGTGTCAAGTTATCCTTGATGGCAGGTTTTTTAATGGCTCTGACAATTGCCCTTGGGCTTTTCAGCCTTGTGCAGATGTCAAAAATCAATGACGGCTCAACAGACATCAATCAAAACTGGCTTCCATCCACACGATATGCATTGAATCTCAATATAGACATGACTGGCTTTAGGCTCGCACAGGTACAGCTTGCCAACAGTCCTGAAGCGCAGGACAGGGCGCGCTACCAGACCCGCATGGACGCTTATTTGAAGAGTATTGAAACGAATAAATCCAAGTATGCGGCCCTCATTGCTTCGCCCGAAGAAAGAAAGGTTTATGAGGCGTTTCTGCGCGAATGGCAGAGTTATCTGGATACTTCCAAACAAATTGTTCGTCTTGCTGATCAAGGACAAATGGATGAAGCGCGAAGCCTCACCCGTGGTGAAACACGCACTGTTTTTGAAAAGTGCAGCACCAGCCTGACTGAACTTGTCCACATAAATACGGAAGGCAGCCTGGCCGCCAGCAAAGGCTGTGATGACTTGTACGCCTCGGCAAAACTTTTGGTTATCTGCCTGCTGGTGGCCTCCATTCTGGCAGGAACAGCCACTGCGGTTGTGATCCTGCGCGGCACCCACAAGCAGCTGGGCAAAGACCCCGGCGAACTGAACACGATTGCCCTGCGGGTCGTGGACGGCGACTACAACATTGACGATGGCAGCCCCAAGGCTGGCGTGTACGAATCCATTGTAGCCATGGTAGCTGCCCTCAAGAGCCACATTGACCACGCCAAGGAAGAATCCCACAGGGCTCAGGAAGCGGCAGAGCAGGCCCGCAAGGCCCAGATTGTGGCCGAAGAAGCCACTGCGCGGGCAGAAACAGCCCGCAAGGAAGGCCTGCTTGACGCCGCAACCCAACTCGAAGGCGTAGTCAACGTCATCGCATCAGCCTCTGAAGAACTTTCCGCCCAGATCGAGCAATCTTCGCACGGCGCTGAGCAGCAGGCCCACCGCATTGCGGACACCGCCACGGCTGTGGAAGAAATGAACGCCACAGTTATTGAGGTTGCCAAAAACGCCGGAGCCGGGGCAAACCTGTCCGCATCCACACAGAGCAAGGCCAAGGAAGGCGATGATGTAACCACAAAGTGCCGACGCGCCATGGACGAGGTTCAGGCCGAGACAATAGGCCTCAAAACCAACATGGACACTCTTTCTGTCCACGCTCAGGCCATCAACGAAATTATGACTGTCATCTCGGACATCGCCGACCAGACAAACCTGCTGGCGCTGAACGCGGCCATTGAAGCAGCGCGCGCTGGCGAGGCGGGCCGTGGCTTTGCCGTTGTGGCAGACGAAGTGCGCAAACTGGCAGAAAAGACCATGTCCTCCACCCAGGATGTGGGCAAGGCCATTCAGGCCATACAGGAAAGCTCCAAAGAAGGTGTGCGCCGCATGGATCAGGCGGTTGGCAAGGTAAACCTTGCCGCGGATCTTGCCGAAAAATGCGGCGCCGCGCTTGCGGAAATTCTCAGCCTTGCGGAGCAGACCGCAGATCAGGTGCGCAGTATCGCGACCGCCAGCGAGGAGCAGTCCGCCTCCTCCGAGGAAATCGCCCGCTCCGTGGAACACGTCAACACCATTGCGTCTGAAACATCACAGGCAATGGGCGAAGCCAGCAAGGCTGTTTCCGAACTTGCGGCGCAGGCCCAGAACCTGTCCCGCATCATAAACCAACTCAAAAATTCCTAA
- a CDS encoding C-GCAxxG-C-C family protein codes for MSTPPELEEVQEDFNMGIICAQQVLAHFADRLGLTEETAMRIASAFGAGMGKAEVCGCVSGSLMVLGMLHGPNGPCPRPQKDAFYARRDAFTEAFAKAHGSLQCRGVLGHDLTTPEGMAAVKQNNLFIKTCAPLVCHTCALLEDYL; via the coding sequence ATGAGCACCCCTCCTGAACTTGAAGAAGTGCAAGAAGACTTCAATATGGGCATTATCTGCGCGCAGCAAGTGCTGGCCCACTTTGCAGACAGGCTTGGCCTGACGGAAGAAACTGCCATGCGCATAGCCTCGGCCTTTGGCGCCGGCATGGGCAAGGCCGAAGTGTGCGGCTGCGTTTCCGGCTCGCTTATGGTGCTGGGCATGCTGCACGGCCCGAACGGTCCATGCCCGCGCCCGCAAAAGGATGCCTTTTACGCCCGACGCGACGCCTTTACCGAGGCTTTTGCCAAGGCTCACGGCAGTTTGCAGTGCCGGGGCGTTCTGGGGCATGACCTCACCACGCCTGAGGGCATGGCCGCCGTCAAACAGAACAATCTTTTCATCAAAACCTGTGCGCCGCTGGTTTGCCATACCTGCGCGCTGCTCGAAGACTACCTCTAG
- the ilvC gene encoding ketol-acid reductoisomerase codes for MSQFGEIYRDEDVDISVLHGKTIAIIGYGSQGKAQGKSLRDSGINVIVGVGDRTVHNSWKDAEADGFAVYGIEEAVKKADIVHILLQDPAQPAVYYSSIHAHLRPGQTLSFAHGFAILYGTIKPPKDVDVILFVPNGPGPVVRRKFKEGSGIYGAVAVDQDASGHAAATALAIAKGVGSTRVGTIKLSFQHETEGDNFEEQVLYGGAIQLMRSIYKVMTDNGYPASFAYAKAVRSIRSIIDDIDEVGVEEYLTRRASRTCEFAVRTSGPRVINEDAIQQIFEETEKGIFARNWLNEFNLGMPTLNRMRRTWADSDMERTGKLFRDKFDMS; via the coding sequence ATGTCACAGTTTGGCGAAATTTACAGGGACGAAGACGTTGACATTTCCGTGCTGCACGGCAAGACCATTGCCATCATCGGTTACGGCAGCCAGGGCAAGGCGCAGGGCAAAAGCCTGCGCGACAGCGGCATCAACGTGATTGTGGGCGTTGGCGACAGGACAGTGCACAACAGCTGGAAGGACGCCGAGGCCGACGGCTTTGCCGTGTACGGCATCGAGGAGGCCGTCAAAAAGGCCGATATCGTCCATATCCTGTTGCAAGACCCGGCCCAGCCCGCCGTGTACTATTCTTCCATCCACGCCCACCTGCGCCCCGGTCAGACCCTCAGCTTTGCGCACGGCTTCGCCATCCTCTACGGCACCATCAAGCCGCCCAAGGATGTGGACGTCATCCTGTTTGTGCCCAACGGCCCCGGCCCGGTGGTGCGCCGCAAGTTCAAGGAAGGTTCGGGCATCTACGGCGCGGTGGCCGTTGATCAGGACGCCAGCGGCCATGCCGCCGCCACGGCCCTTGCCATTGCCAAGGGCGTGGGCAGCACCCGCGTGGGCACCATCAAGCTCTCGTTCCAGCACGAAACCGAGGGCGACAATTTTGAAGAACAGGTGCTCTACGGTGGGGCCATTCAGCTCATGCGCTCCATCTACAAGGTCATGACCGACAACGGCTATCCGGCTTCGTTCGCCTATGCCAAGGCCGTGCGCTCCATCCGCTCCATCATCGACGATATTGATGAAGTTGGCGTGGAAGAATACCTCACGCGGCGGGCCAGCCGCACGTGTGAATTTGCCGTGCGCACATCCGGCCCGCGCGTTATCAACGAAGACGCCATCCAGCAGATTTTTGAAGAAACGGAAAAAGGCATCTTTGCCCGCAACTGGCTGAACGAATTCAATCTGGGCATGCCCACGCTCAACCGCATGCGCCGCACATGGGCCGATTCTGACATGGAGCGCACCGGCAAACTGTTCCGCGACAAATTCGACATGTCGTAG
- a CDS encoding transporter substrate-binding domain-containing protein, which produces MQFFFCRLGFILAVMLLAAALPQSLYAQQTDNTLETIKKSGVISIAVPQDFPPFGSVGADMQPVGYDIDTARLIAKSLGVKLKLVPVTSTNRIPYLTTGKVDLVISSLGKNAEREKAIDFSVAYAPFFNGVFGPADLKVAAAEDLAGKTIAVTRGAVEDMELTKIAPASTEIRRFEDNSSTIAAYLSGQVQMVATGNVVAASINGQNPAKHLEVKFLIKNSPCYIGLNKNEPELQKAVDDIITQAKKDGQLEAIAQTWLHTSLPQDF; this is translated from the coding sequence ATGCAATTTTTTTTCTGCCGCCTTGGTTTCATCCTGGCCGTCATGCTGCTGGCCGCAGCCCTGCCGCAATCCCTTTATGCCCAACAAACAGATAACACGCTTGAAACAATAAAAAAATCAGGTGTTATCTCCATTGCGGTTCCGCAGGACTTCCCCCCATTTGGTTCTGTGGGCGCAGACATGCAGCCTGTGGGTTACGACATTGATACAGCCCGGCTTATTGCAAAAAGCCTTGGCGTAAAGTTGAAGCTTGTGCCAGTAACCAGCACAAACCGCATCCCCTACCTTACCACAGGCAAAGTGGATCTGGTCATCTCCTCACTGGGCAAAAACGCCGAACGCGAAAAAGCCATCGACTTTTCTGTGGCCTACGCGCCTTTTTTTAACGGCGTTTTTGGCCCCGCAGACCTCAAGGTCGCTGCGGCAGAAGACCTGGCCGGCAAAACCATTGCGGTGACCCGCGGCGCGGTTGAAGACATGGAGCTGACCAAGATTGCGCCCGCATCCACAGAAATCCGCCGGTTTGAAGACAACAGTTCGACCATCGCCGCCTACCTTTCCGGCCAGGTGCAGATGGTTGCCACAGGCAACGTTGTGGCTGCCTCCATCAACGGGCAGAACCCGGCCAAGCACCTGGAAGTCAAATTCCTTATCAAGAACTCGCCCTGCTACATCGGGCTGAACAAAAACGAGCCGGAACTGCAAAAGGCAGTGGACGACATCATCACCCAGGCAAAGAAGGACGGGCAGCTTGAGGCCATTGCGCAAACATGGCTGCACACGTCCCTGCCGCAGGATTTTTAA
- the rnhA gene encoding ribonuclease HI, which translates to MQKVTIHTDGSCLGNPGPGGWAAVLKLDDQDYRKEFAGGYKLTTNNRMEILAVVEALSQLQNPCEVELYSDSKYVCDSIEKRWVWGWQKKGWIKSDKKPALNVDLWKRLLPLLSTHKVRMRWLKGHAGHPENERCDVLARAEAGRRDLPPDTGYNP; encoded by the coding sequence ATGCAGAAAGTGACCATTCATACTGACGGCTCATGTCTGGGCAATCCAGGCCCCGGCGGCTGGGCCGCCGTACTCAAACTTGACGATCAGGACTACCGCAAGGAATTTGCCGGAGGCTACAAACTGACCACCAACAACCGTATGGAAATCCTGGCGGTTGTGGAGGCTCTGAGCCAGTTGCAAAACCCCTGCGAAGTCGAGCTCTACTCCGACTCAAAATACGTATGCGACAGCATTGAAAAACGTTGGGTCTGGGGCTGGCAGAAAAAGGGCTGGATCAAGAGCGATAAAAAGCCCGCGCTCAATGTGGATCTGTGGAAACGCCTGCTCCCCCTGCTTTCCACCCACAAGGTGCGCATGCGCTGGCTGAAAGGCCATGCCGGGCACCCTGAAAACGAACGTTGCGACGTTCTGGCCCGCGCAGAAGCTGGCCGCAGGGATCTGCCCCCAGACACGGGCTATAATCCCTAG